Proteins co-encoded in one Rhopalosiphum maidis isolate BTI-1 chromosome 2, ASM367621v3, whole genome shotgun sequence genomic window:
- the LOC113551187 gene encoding clavesin-1 — MGVGYDSDDNTVEECPLADGLRLVAKQELREDDIIRTHSLRAMRNWIRKHPDIVNCRTDAPFLLRFLRTKKFSVPMAQDMLERYLVIRQLYPQWFSKLDVDDPIISDILDSGYLVPLPGRDEFGRCVMFSCAGRFDPYKYTSADMARVHALIGESLMDDPENQIKGYSYVNDESGLLMGHMTLWSFSDLKRIIRCLQSSTPMRHKSTYFINVPNFADKFFTATVSFLNSKLKSRVKFYSGQKDIQKFIDPKYLPKEYGGEIPLATMIVELKKKLRAKREMLMALDDMKININGKGKIISEFDDMQKELTGSFRKLEVD; from the exons GTGTAGGCTACGATAGCGACGATAACACCGTGGAAGAATGTCCACTGGCCGACGGTCTGCGGTTAGTGGCCAAACAGGAGTTGCGCGAGGATGACATCATCAGGACACACTCGTTGCGAGCAATGCGCAACTGGATCAGGAAGCATCCGGACATCGTTAACTGTCGCACAG ACGCACCATTCTTATTGCGATttttaagaacaaaaaaatttagcgTTCCCATGGCACAAGATATGCTGGAACGGTACCTGGTCATCAGACAACTGTACCCACAGTGGTTCTCCAAACTGGACGTCGACGACCCGATCATATCCGACATATTGGACAGCGG aTACCTGGTGCCTTTGCCGGGCCGAGATGAATTTGGCAGGTGCGTCATGTTCTCGTGCGCCGGCCGTTTCGATCCATACAAGTACACATCCGCGGATATGGCCCGCGTGCACGCACTAATCGGCGAGAGTCTTATGGACGACCCCGAAAACCAAATCAAAG GGTACAGTTATGTCAACGACGAGTCTGGATTGCTGATGGGACACATGACGCTGTGGTCGTTTTCAGACCTAAAACGCATCATACGGTGTTTGCAA AGTTCGACACCGATGAGACACAAGTCCACGTACTTCATAAACGTCCCTAATTTCGCGGACAAGTTTTTCACGGCCAcggtttcatttttaaactccAAACTTAAGAGCCGAGTAAAG TTCTACAGCGGTCAAAAAGACATACAGAAATTCATCGATCCCAAATACCTACCGAAAGAGTACGGTGGTGAAATACCTTTGGCCACAATGATAG tcgAACTAAAGAAGAAACTCCGTGCCAAACGTGAAATGTTAATGGCTCTAGACGACATGAAAATCAACATCAACGGAAAAGGGAAAATAATTAGTGAATTCGACGATATGCAAAAAGAACTAACCGGATCATTCAGAAAATTGGAGGTCGAttga